The following are encoded together in the Methanosarcina flavescens genome:
- a CDS encoding amylo-alpha-1,6-glucosidase, which translates to MNGGRFGIDFLSTYEEGTKREWIIGNGLGGYASSTIIGAATRTYHGLLVATPENSPGRLLILSSLDEEISINGELYQLAVHKYPEKIFPEGFKHLVEFNRNPFPLWVYQAGDFTVKKKVFMVHNSNTTFVVYDITSQREGALLRIFPLVSSRDFNLTARSGYLSFFQRPGPTGVHLASSTGFTFSISSNLQYHPEPVWYYNLEYDTEKRRGLNFQEDNFNPGYFESKLEKGTSRFFIAASTGDISSLTLEKVDKLYLREANRQNLLVLDSKIKDPFALKLLKATDTFVVKNRVTGENTVIAGYHWYSDWGRDAMISLPGLLLIPYRFEEARSTLINFARYCRRGLIPNTFPAFGGDPVYNTVDASLWFIHALDQYFAYTQDFLFLSDVWDSVEEIIACYSSGTDFGIGMDSDYLIRQGPQLTWMDAKIGEWAVTPRAGKACEVNALWYNALKTTSYLGTLLGEDVSKYENLAAGVVSNFENAFWNPETNCLFDLIYWDEAGNEAKDPAIRPNQIFVVSLPYTMLSPEKERAIVDRVEKDLLTPFGLRSLSCDHPLYKGQYRGDAINRDTAYHNGTVWPWLLGSYVKAYLKVHGYSNNHIESMKTLLEGFDEHLETAGIGTISEVFDGDYPHSPGGTIAQAWSIAEILRAYVEDVLGIKP; encoded by the coding sequence ATGAATGGGGGCAGGTTTGGAATAGATTTTCTCTCAACATACGAAGAGGGAACAAAAAGGGAATGGATCATAGGAAACGGGCTTGGAGGATACGCTTCCTCCACAATTATCGGAGCAGCGACAAGAACTTACCACGGGTTGCTTGTAGCAACTCCAGAGAATTCTCCTGGGAGACTTTTAATACTTTCTTCCCTTGATGAGGAAATTTCCATTAATGGAGAACTTTATCAGCTCGCGGTCCATAAGTACCCCGAAAAAATTTTCCCTGAGGGTTTCAAACATCTAGTTGAGTTTAATCGTAACCCATTTCCTCTCTGGGTTTACCAGGCCGGAGATTTTACTGTAAAGAAAAAAGTTTTCATGGTCCATAATAGTAATACTACTTTTGTTGTCTATGATATTACATCTCAAAGAGAAGGGGCTTTACTCAGAATCTTTCCTCTGGTAAGCTCAAGAGATTTTAACCTTACTGCCCGTTCAGGATACCTTTCTTTCTTCCAAAGACCCGGACCTACGGGAGTACATCTTGCAAGCTCTACTGGTTTCACTTTCTCGATTTCGTCCAATCTCCAGTATCATCCCGAGCCAGTATGGTACTATAACCTGGAGTATGACACTGAGAAAAGACGTGGGCTTAATTTCCAGGAAGATAATTTCAATCCTGGTTATTTTGAGAGCAAGCTCGAAAAGGGAACTTCCCGTTTTTTTATAGCAGCTTCGACAGGAGATATTTCTTCTCTAACACTTGAGAAGGTTGATAAACTCTACTTAAGGGAAGCAAACCGGCAGAACCTTCTGGTACTCGACTCGAAGATTAAAGATCCCTTCGCTCTCAAGCTTCTCAAGGCAACCGACACTTTTGTGGTAAAAAACCGTGTTACAGGTGAAAATACCGTGATTGCAGGATATCACTGGTATTCGGACTGGGGGAGAGATGCCATGATTTCCTTGCCCGGCTTGCTTTTAATTCCCTACCGCTTCGAGGAGGCAAGGTCCACTCTTATCAATTTTGCCAGATACTGCCGGAGAGGCCTGATTCCCAATACTTTCCCGGCTTTCGGAGGAGATCCAGTTTACAATACAGTGGATGCTTCTCTCTGGTTTATTCATGCCCTGGACCAGTATTTTGCTTATACGCAGGATTTCCTTTTCCTCTCTGATGTCTGGGATTCCGTAGAGGAGATTATAGCCTGTTATTCTAGTGGCACAGATTTTGGAATAGGCATGGATTCTGATTACCTTATTCGGCAGGGACCTCAACTGACCTGGATGGATGCAAAAATCGGGGAATGGGCGGTGACCCCAAGAGCAGGTAAAGCCTGTGAGGTGAACGCTCTCTGGTACAATGCCCTGAAGACAACTTCCTACCTGGGCACTCTCCTTGGCGAAGATGTCTCCAAATACGAGAATCTCGCAGCTGGGGTAGTCTCAAACTTTGAGAATGCTTTCTGGAACCCTGAGACTAACTGCCTCTTTGACCTTATATACTGGGACGAAGCAGGAAATGAGGCTAAAGACCCTGCAATCCGACCGAATCAAATTTTTGTTGTGTCACTTCCCTATACCATGCTTTCCCCTGAGAAAGAAAGAGCCATAGTGGATAGAGTTGAAAAGGATCTTCTTACACCCTTCGGGCTAAGAAGCCTTTCATGTGACCACCCCTTATATAAAGGTCAGTACCGCGGGGATGCCATTAACAGGGATACGGCTTATCATAACGGGACGGTCTGGCCCTGGCTCCTCGGATCCTATGTGAAAGCCTATTTGAAGGTTCACGGCTATTCGAACAACCATATCGAATCCATGAAGACCCTCCTTGAGGGTTTTGACGAGCA
- a CDS encoding LURP-one-related/scramblase family protein, with protein MKLFGGREDNQEAKGHVYRMNEKLISIGDDYWIEDETGERAFYVDGKVLRIRNTLIFKDLRGNDLYKITEKLLRIRDTMEIKRADDSLAATVKKDLINILRDKWKVEISDGPDMEIHGNILDHEYEIESEGRKIAEVSKKWFRLRDTYGVKIEPGQDNALVLAIAAALDQMAHD; from the coding sequence GTGAAATTATTTGGGGGTCGCGAGGATAATCAAGAAGCGAAAGGACACGTCTATAGAATGAATGAGAAACTCATTTCCATCGGAGATGACTACTGGATAGAAGATGAAACTGGAGAGCGAGCTTTCTATGTTGATGGAAAGGTTCTCCGAATTCGCAACACCCTGATTTTCAAAGACCTGCGAGGAAATGACTTATATAAAATTACAGAAAAACTGCTCCGTATCAGGGATACTATGGAAATCAAAAGGGCAGATGACAGCCTGGCTGCAACAGTCAAAAAAGATCTCATTAATATTCTGCGGGATAAGTGGAAAGTTGAAATTTCTGATGGACCAGATATGGAAATTCATGGCAACATTCTGGATCACGAATATGAGATTGAGTCTGAAGGAAGGAAAATTGCAGAAGTCTCAAAAAAGTGGTTCCGCCTACGGGATACCTATGGAGTTAAGATTGAGCCCGGGCAGGATAATGCACTCGTCTTGGCGATTGCGGCTGCACTTGACCAGATGGCACATGATTGA
- a CDS encoding bile acid:sodium symporter family protein — MVEIEAFTSLFQTTGYIAAIVFVLASTFSAGISLTIQQILDPLHNIKLVLLALVANFIFVPALALVLLYVFSLPRPLAIGLFILGTVAGSPFVLKLTQAARGDVALAAGLMILLMVVTVIYLPVVLPIFFPGIEASAWDLIRSTAEIILIPLALGLLVRTRYEELAEELRPFINEVSNLAFLVLIISYILAYLPSMLRIITETYTLFAGVILTIGSYALGYFLGDPDRSHKQALGFGTAQRNISVALAIAGLNFGDPYVTIMIFFISIVAVILLMFFAQEIGYHHKKGEEAHLG; from the coding sequence GTGGTTGAAATTGAAGCTTTTACAAGCCTTTTCCAAACCACTGGTTATATTGCTGCAATAGTCTTTGTGCTGGCAAGCACATTTTCAGCTGGAATTTCTCTTACGATTCAGCAGATTCTTGATCCATTGCATAACATAAAGCTGGTACTTCTCGCGCTTGTAGCAAATTTTATATTTGTACCTGCGCTTGCACTGGTCTTGCTGTACGTATTCTCACTTCCACGACCACTGGCAATCGGACTTTTTATTCTCGGTACCGTTGCAGGGTCTCCTTTCGTCCTGAAGCTCACGCAGGCAGCCAGAGGAGATGTTGCTCTTGCAGCAGGGCTGATGATACTCCTGATGGTTGTAACAGTTATTTATTTGCCTGTCGTTCTCCCGATATTTTTCCCCGGAATCGAGGCAAGTGCCTGGGATCTTATTAGATCTACGGCTGAGATAATACTTATCCCGCTGGCGCTTGGTCTACTGGTCCGTACCAGGTATGAAGAACTGGCAGAGGAACTGCGCCCTTTTATTAATGAAGTGAGTAACCTTGCCTTCCTCGTTCTGATCATATCCTACATCCTAGCTTACTTACCTTCCATGCTGCGTATTATCACTGAAACCTATACACTCTTTGCCGGGGTTATACTTACAATTGGGTCATATGCACTTGGCTATTTTCTGGGAGATCCTGATAGATCACACAAGCAGGCGTTAGGCTTCGGAACTGCCCAGCGTAATATCTCGGTAGCACTGGCAATTGCAGGTTTAAATTTCGGAGATCCTTATGTTACAATCATGATCTTTTTCATATCAATTGTTGCTGTTATATTGCTGATGTTTTTTGCACAGGAAATTGGTTATCATCACAAAAAGGGAGAAGAAGCTCACCTGGGATGA
- a CDS encoding arylsulfatase → MSLKEYKPGSPFKGKIGRTIDESEPAWPAQRRAKDGAPNVLFIVLDDVGFGQLGCYGSPIHTPNLDSLAEGGLLYTNMHTTPLCSPSRACILTGRNHHSNNMAAVADNSTGFPGYNGYIPFENGFLSEILLEHGYNTYALGKWHLTPLEQISAIGPYDRWPLGRGFERFYGFMGGDTNQYYPELVYDNHYIIDLPKTPEEGYTLNEDLADRAIQFIADTKQIDPNKPFFLYYCPGAMHAPHHVPREWANKYKGKFDDGWEAYREKTFARQKELGVIPKNARLSPHDPDVPHWDECSPDEKKIYSRMMEVYAGFLEQTDYHIGRIIRFLKEAGEFENTLIMVISDNGASAEGGSSGTINENQFFNNVPGLIEESLEYLDKLGGPETFSHYAWGWAWAGDTPFRRWKRETYRGGVSAPFIVHWPRGIKTRGEIRNQYAHAIDMVPTVLDCLGIEPPLSIKGITQSAIEGVSFAHTFDNADAPTKHHTQYFEMIGNRALYHNGWRAVCPWPGPSFAEAEHAFGSPITADMLVELDAKGWELYHVDKDWTETENVAEENRSRLIEMIAIWYTEAGKYNVLPIDSRMVQRLKEERPSAAPDRSVYTYYPGTEPVILSAAVNVLNRSHVITAHVDIPKGGAEGVLLANGTVGGGYSFYMKDGKLHYVYNYVARSLHHLESSENVPEGRHQLSFEFEVTGKPNLARGEGAPGTAQLFIDGKSAARADIPVTIPITLGITSGLTCGSAPASPITPDYKPPFKFTGKIFKVTVDVSGKLHEDKEAEMRMIMARQ, encoded by the coding sequence ATGTCACTGAAAGAATATAAGCCCGGATCTCCTTTTAAAGGGAAAATAGGGCGAACGATAGATGAATCAGAACCCGCCTGGCCAGCACAGCGGCGAGCAAAAGATGGCGCACCCAATGTGCTGTTCATTGTGCTGGACGACGTAGGTTTTGGACAACTCGGTTGCTACGGCAGCCCTATTCACACACCAAATCTGGATAGCCTGGCTGAGGGAGGTCTTCTCTATACCAATATGCACACGACTCCACTGTGCTCTCCATCGCGCGCGTGCATACTTACCGGAAGAAATCACCATTCAAATAACATGGCCGCCGTAGCCGATAATTCAACAGGCTTTCCCGGTTATAACGGGTATATACCTTTTGAAAACGGTTTTTTGTCGGAAATACTTCTGGAACATGGATACAATACCTATGCTCTTGGTAAATGGCATTTAACACCTTTAGAGCAGATCTCGGCAATAGGACCTTACGATCGCTGGCCCCTGGGGAGAGGATTCGAACGCTTTTACGGATTTATGGGAGGGGATACGAATCAGTATTATCCCGAGCTGGTTTATGACAATCACTATATAATTGATCTCCCCAAGACTCCCGAAGAAGGCTATACCCTGAATGAGGATCTGGCTGATAGGGCTATCCAGTTCATTGCTGATACCAAGCAGATTGACCCAAACAAGCCCTTTTTCCTGTATTACTGCCCTGGAGCCATGCATGCTCCTCATCATGTTCCTAGAGAATGGGCAAATAAGTATAAAGGCAAGTTTGATGATGGCTGGGAAGCTTATCGGGAAAAGACCTTCGCACGGCAGAAAGAACTGGGTGTTATCCCGAAAAATGCCAGATTATCCCCTCATGATCCTGATGTCCCGCACTGGGACGAATGCTCTCCTGATGAAAAGAAGATCTACTCTCGAATGATGGAGGTTTATGCCGGATTCCTGGAGCAGACTGACTACCATATAGGCAGGATAATACGGTTCCTGAAAGAAGCTGGTGAATTTGAGAACACCCTGATAATGGTGATTTCAGACAATGGAGCCAGTGCCGAAGGCGGTTCCTCGGGGACAATCAACGAGAACCAGTTCTTCAACAATGTGCCTGGTCTGATAGAGGAGAGCCTTGAATACCTGGATAAACTGGGAGGTCCAGAGACCTTCAGTCACTATGCCTGGGGTTGGGCATGGGCTGGGGATACACCCTTCCGCCGCTGGAAACGAGAGACTTATCGCGGTGGTGTCAGTGCTCCCTTTATTGTCCACTGGCCCAGGGGAATAAAAACCAGAGGCGAGATTAGAAACCAGTATGCCCATGCTATCGATATGGTACCAACAGTCCTGGATTGCCTGGGAATAGAGCCACCGCTATCTATTAAGGGAATAACTCAATCAGCTATTGAAGGAGTAAGTTTTGCACATACCTTCGACAATGCCGATGCACCTACCAAACACCACACCCAGTACTTCGAAATGATAGGAAATCGTGCTCTGTATCACAATGGCTGGCGCGCCGTATGTCCATGGCCCGGGCCTTCATTTGCTGAAGCAGAACATGCTTTTGGTTCGCCTATCACGGCAGATATGCTGGTCGAGCTGGATGCAAAAGGCTGGGAGCTTTACCACGTGGATAAAGACTGGACAGAGACCGAGAATGTGGCAGAGGAAAACCGGTCCAGATTGATCGAGATGATCGCCATCTGGTATACAGAAGCCGGAAAATATAATGTGCTGCCCATCGATAGCCGTATGGTGCAGCGCCTTAAAGAAGAACGCCCTTCCGCTGCACCTGATAGATCGGTTTACACATATTATCCCGGGACTGAGCCGGTTATCTTGAGTGCGGCAGTTAATGTGCTCAACCGCTCACATGTTATTACTGCTCATGTAGATATTCCGAAAGGAGGGGCTGAGGGGGTTCTGCTAGCCAATGGCACTGTCGGCGGAGGCTATTCATTTTATATGAAAGACGGAAAGCTGCACTATGTATACAATTATGTAGCCAGGAGTCTTCATCATCTTGAATCTTCGGAGAACGTCCCGGAGGGACGGCATCAACTAAGCTTCGAATTCGAAGTGACAGGTAAGCCAAATCTTGCCAGAGGTGAAGGCGCGCCAGGTACAGCTCAACTCTTTATAGACGGAAAATCAGCTGCCAGGGCTGATATACCTGTAACGATACCAATTACCCTTGGAATAACCAGCGGGCTCACCTGTGGTTCAGCTCCTGCATCTCCAATTACACCTGACTACAAGCCTCCCTTCAAGTTCACAGGCAAGATATTTAAGGTGACTGTGGATGTAAGTGGCAAGTTACACGAAGATAAGGAAGCTGAGATGCGTATGATCATGGCGCGGCAATAA
- a CDS encoding AI-2E family transporter, with the protein MNTDTISTPAKILIYSTAAVILTLGMKAISDILVPVFFALFAFLIFSPLVHWLMRRGVPGKISVFLVILLFIFVFFGTAILFANSLLQLSGRIPSYENQLQNILDSVSRYLPEAGVTVESALQDIAAFAFGVSTDIISGALSAGSTLMLIFITTTFLLLDAAGAPKRVQRENEDQPIHILRFTELSKTVVNYMLLRTETNLVGGIGVAILFLLGGIDFAVLWGLLFFLFGYIPFLGFYLATIPPMLLALFEYGLIGALGVLIGVTIINALVENVVFPSIAGKGLKLSPTLVFLSLFYWSYVLGTAGALIAVPLTIVVKIILESSEETRLIAKLMESSGDRGQDEEKIVENSS; encoded by the coding sequence ATGAATACAGATACCATTTCAACGCCGGCTAAAATTCTGATTTACAGCACTGCTGCAGTTATCCTTACACTGGGTATGAAGGCAATCTCAGACATATTAGTGCCGGTTTTTTTTGCGCTTTTTGCCTTTTTGATCTTTTCTCCCCTTGTCCACTGGCTCATGAGGAGAGGAGTCCCGGGAAAGATCAGCGTTTTTCTTGTGATCCTGCTTTTCATTTTTGTTTTTTTTGGAACTGCAATCCTCTTTGCAAACTCTTTACTCCAGCTAAGCGGCAGGATTCCAAGCTATGAGAATCAGTTGCAGAATATACTGGACAGTGTCTCAAGATATTTGCCTGAAGCGGGGGTAACGGTAGAATCAGCCCTCCAAGATATTGCAGCATTTGCTTTCGGCGTTTCTACGGACATTATTTCAGGAGCTTTAAGCGCCGGATCAACACTTATGCTCATCTTTATCACGACAACATTTTTACTTCTGGATGCTGCAGGTGCTCCAAAAAGAGTGCAAAGAGAAAATGAAGATCAGCCAATACATATTTTGCGGTTTACCGAACTGAGCAAGACCGTCGTAAATTACATGCTCCTGCGGACTGAGACCAATCTGGTCGGAGGCATTGGAGTTGCCATACTTTTCCTTCTTGGAGGCATAGATTTTGCTGTTCTATGGGGCCTCCTGTTCTTCCTGTTCGGTTATATCCCTTTCCTGGGCTTTTATCTGGCAACTATTCCACCTATGCTCCTTGCCCTGTTCGAATACGGGCTTATAGGGGCACTGGGTGTCCTTATCGGCGTCACTATTATCAATGCGCTTGTAGAAAATGTCGTTTTCCCGTCTATTGCAGGAAAAGGCCTTAAATTATCTCCGACGCTTGTGTTTCTTTCTTTATTTTACTGGTCTTACGTACTCGGGACAGCAGGTGCGCTGATTGCCGTACCCCTTACAATAGTTGTGAAAATAATTCTGGAGAGTTCTGAGGAGACACGCCTTATAGCCAAACTGATGGAATCAAGCGGGGATAGGGGACAGGATGAGGAAAAGATTGTAGAAAACTCATCTTGA
- a CDS encoding anaerobic sulfatase maturase — translation MTQNYLPPRIHVLAKPTGSICNLACAYCYFLDKKALYPGSKFCMSDEVLENYIRQLITAHRSPQVTVAWQGGEPTLMGIDFYRRAIELQEKYRKPGVNFENTMQTNGTLLDDEWCQFFKENNFLIGISIDGPRELHDIYRVDKKGEGSFDRAMRGLRLLQKHGVEYNVLTTVNRINADHPLEVYHFLRDEAGVDWIQFIPVVERINEEGYTLYQKGDTVSDRSVQPEQFGSFLSRIFDEWVRNDVGKLFVQTFEASARRWLGLPSGMCVLEETCGAGLALEHNGDLYSCDHFVEPDYLLGNIMEKEISELAASEKQYRFGQDKRNTLPKVCCECDVLFACQGECPKNRFLATSTGEPGLNYLCKGWKAFFHHIDFPMKLMAGLIRQGYPASEVMRVIALEEAFAQTGRNEPCPCGSGKKFKRCHGQGKSGQK, via the coding sequence ATGACACAAAACTATCTACCTCCTCGAATCCATGTGCTGGCAAAACCGACCGGTTCAATATGCAACCTGGCCTGTGCCTATTGTTATTTTTTGGATAAAAAGGCTCTTTATCCAGGTAGCAAGTTCTGCATGTCAGACGAAGTGCTGGAGAATTACATCCGTCAGCTCATCACAGCCCACCGCAGCCCGCAGGTAACCGTTGCCTGGCAGGGAGGTGAACCTACCCTGATGGGAATAGACTTTTACCGGCGTGCCATCGAACTGCAGGAAAAGTACAGAAAACCGGGCGTGAATTTTGAGAACACGATGCAGACCAACGGCACGTTGCTGGACGACGAATGGTGCCAGTTTTTTAAGGAAAACAATTTTCTCATAGGGATCAGTATCGATGGTCCGCGTGAACTGCATGATATCTACCGGGTGGACAAAAAAGGGGAGGGGAGCTTTGACCGGGCCATGCGAGGGCTGCGCCTCCTACAAAAGCACGGAGTGGAATACAACGTCCTGACAACAGTAAACAGGATAAATGCCGATCATCCTCTGGAGGTCTACCACTTCCTGCGAGATGAAGCAGGGGTAGACTGGATTCAGTTTATTCCGGTTGTAGAGAGGATCAATGAGGAAGGATACACCCTTTACCAGAAAGGAGATACTGTCTCAGACCGCTCGGTGCAACCAGAACAGTTTGGGAGCTTCCTTAGCCGCATTTTTGACGAGTGGGTGAGAAATGATGTGGGAAAACTCTTTGTGCAGACTTTTGAGGCTTCTGCACGAAGATGGCTGGGGCTGCCCTCAGGCATGTGCGTTCTTGAAGAAACATGCGGAGCTGGGCTTGCTCTGGAGCACAATGGGGATCTCTACTCATGCGACCATTTTGTAGAGCCTGACTACCTGCTTGGCAATATTATGGAGAAAGAGATCTCTGAACTTGCTGCTTCGGAAAAGCAATACAGGTTTGGACAGGATAAACGTAATACTCTACCAAAGGTATGCTGTGAATGCGATGTGCTTTTCGCCTGCCAGGGAGAATGTCCAAAGAATCGTTTTCTTGCCACCTCTACCGGGGAACCTGGCCTGAACTACCTTTGTAAGGGCTGGAAAGCTTTCTTCCATCATATCGATTTTCCTATGAAGCTCATGGCAGGTTTGATACGCCAGGGGTATCCGGCTTCTGAAGTTATGAGAGTTATTGCCCTGGAAGAAGCCTTTGCGCAGACCGGACGCAATGAGCCCTGCCCCTGCGGAAGCGGGAAAAAGTTCAAACGCTGTCACGGTCAGGGAAAAAGTGGACAGAAATAA
- a CDS encoding arylsulfatase — protein MTEKKPNILVIWGDDIGISNLSCYSDGLMGYRTPNIDRIANEGIRFTDSYGEQSCTAGRAAFITGQSVFRTGLSKVGMPGAKVGIQPEDPTIAELLKPLGYATGQFGKNHLGDLDEYLPTNHGFDEFFGNLYHLNAEEEPELRDYPPEKDFPNFRKNFGPRGVIHSYADGRIEDTGPLTRKRMEEVDQEFLDAAIDFIKRQHEAEKPFFVWFNTTKMHFRTHIPERIRGQSGRWQSAYHDAMIEHDRQVGVLLDLLDEIGIADDTIVIYSTDNGPHMNSWPDAAMTPFRNEKNSCWEGAFRVPEVMRWPGKIPAGTISNEIVSHLDWLPTLLEATGEPNIKEKLKKGHKAGDKTFKVHLDGYNLLPYLTGKEKKSPRTEFFYFSDDGDLVALRYDNWKMVFMEQRAIGTLQVWAEPFVPLRIPKIFNLRTDPYERADQTSNTYYDWLLDHAFLLVPAQSVVGDFWQRLKNSLRARERLALPLIG, from the coding sequence ATGACAGAAAAGAAACCAAACATACTGGTCATCTGGGGAGATGACATTGGCATTAGCAACCTCAGTTGCTACAGCGACGGTCTGATGGGCTACAGAACACCGAACATTGACCGGATAGCTAACGAAGGTATCAGGTTTACGGATTCTTACGGGGAGCAGAGCTGTACTGCCGGGAGAGCTGCTTTCATCACAGGACAGAGCGTCTTCCGTACAGGGTTGAGCAAGGTGGGAATGCCAGGAGCCAAAGTAGGAATTCAGCCTGAAGACCCTACAATCGCCGAACTGCTGAAACCGCTGGGTTATGCTACTGGTCAGTTTGGAAAGAACCATCTCGGGGATCTGGACGAATACTTGCCTACCAACCATGGTTTTGACGAATTCTTTGGCAACCTTTATCATTTGAATGCTGAAGAGGAACCTGAATTACGCGATTATCCGCCTGAGAAAGACTTTCCTAATTTCCGGAAGAACTTTGGTCCCAGGGGTGTAATCCATAGCTATGCCGACGGTCGCATCGAGGATACTGGCCCGTTGACCAGAAAAAGAATGGAAGAAGTAGACCAGGAATTTCTGGATGCAGCCATCGATTTTATCAAACGCCAGCATGAGGCGGAAAAGCCTTTCTTCGTCTGGTTCAACACTACAAAGATGCATTTCAGGACTCACATCCCGGAAAGAATACGGGGACAGTCGGGGCGCTGGCAATCCGCGTACCATGACGCCATGATTGAGCACGATCGGCAGGTAGGCGTGCTTCTCGACCTGCTGGACGAAATAGGCATTGCGGATGATACTATTGTTATCTACAGCACGGACAACGGACCACATATGAACTCCTGGCCCGATGCAGCCATGACCCCATTCCGTAACGAGAAAAACTCCTGCTGGGAGGGAGCTTTCCGTGTTCCTGAGGTAATGCGCTGGCCTGGCAAGATCCCCGCAGGCACAATTTCTAACGAGATTGTGAGCCATCTTGATTGGCTGCCCACTTTACTTGAAGCAACAGGAGAACCGAATATTAAGGAAAAACTCAAAAAAGGTCACAAAGCAGGAGATAAAACTTTCAAGGTACATCTTGACGGTTATAATCTTCTTCCCTACCTGACCGGGAAAGAAAAAAAATCTCCACGTACTGAGTTCTTTTACTTCTCCGACGATGGAGACCTGGTAGCTCTCAGGTACGATAACTGGAAAATGGTCTTTATGGAGCAGCGCGCCATCGGCACGCTCCAGGTCTGGGCTGAACCTTTTGTCCCGCTGCGCATACCAAAGATATTCAACCTGCGTACCGATCCTTATGAAAGGGCGGATCAGACATCAAATACCTATTATGACTGGCTTCTAGACCATGCCTTCCTGCTGGTGCCTGCCCAGAGTGTCGTTGGTGATTTCTGGCAACGTTTAAAGAATTCCCTCCGCGCCAGAGAGCGGCTAGCTTTACCGTTGATCGGGTAA
- a CDS encoding HAD family hydrolase: MIISGILLLWNETPAKKAIISYVNAITNPESADFVPETERIAILDNDGTMWVEKPVYVQVFFVIDRLKQLAEADPALLDQPNFKAAATGDLTYFFRFDPHAGGDVKLLMQMVFDSHAGMSQDDFMLMAKEFLETAKHPRFGMLYKDLTYKPMVELVHYLGDSGFKVFLASGGGMSFMRAVSEEIYNIPRERVIGSNISLRPG, translated from the coding sequence TTGATAATATCCGGGATTCTCTTATTATGGAATGAAACGCCAGCTAAGAAAGCAATCATCAGTTATGTAAACGCCATCACGAATCCTGAGAGCGCTGATTTTGTGCCAGAAACCGAGAGAATTGCCATCCTGGACAACGATGGAACCATGTGGGTGGAGAAGCCTGTCTATGTTCAGGTTTTCTTTGTCATAGACCGGCTGAAACAGCTGGCTGAGGCAGACCCTGCGCTTCTGGACCAGCCAAACTTTAAAGCAGCGGCAACGGGCGACTTGACCTACTTTTTCAGGTTTGATCCCCATGCTGGCGGCGATGTTAAGTTACTGATGCAGATGGTCTTTGATTCTCACGCCGGCATGTCTCAGGACGATTTCATGCTTATGGCTAAAGAGTTCCTGGAGACTGCCAAACATCCCCGTTTTGGCATGCTGTACAAAGATCTGACGTACAAGCCTATGGTTGAGCTTGTGCACTACCTGGGCGATAGCGGCTTTAAAGTCTTCCTAGCATCTGGGGGCGGCATGAGCTTTATGCGTGCGGTCTCGGAGGAGATCTACAACATCCCAAGAGAGCGAGTTATCGGCAGCAACATCTCATTGAGACCCGGATGA
- a CDS encoding HAD family hydrolase translates to MTDEGPVIFRRRGLVDPIDDGAGKPVNIELHIGRKPILAAGNSDGDLHMLWLAQKSGYRSLSLLLRHDDAECEYAYNEGSEKTLQMAKERGWVVVSMKDDWKTVF, encoded by the coding sequence ATGACTGATGAGGGACCGGTGATTTTCCGCAGGAGAGGTCTGGTCGATCCAATCGACGACGGAGCAGGAAAGCCGGTCAATATCGAACTGCATATTGGCCGCAAGCCCATCCTGGCTGCTGGCAATTCGGATGGAGATCTGCACATGCTGTGGCTGGCACAGAAAAGTGGTTACCGCTCTCTATCTTTGCTGCTCCGCCATGATGATGCAGAGTGCGAGTACGCCTACAACGAGGGAAGCGAGAAGACGCTGCAGATGGCAAAGGAACGGGGCTGGGTTGTGGTCAGCATGAAGGATGATTGGAAGACTGTGTTCTGA